The genomic interval ATTATTAGATGCATTGGGTTGTACATGGGACCCTAAACAGGAAGGTTTGTTTTTATGGGGAAAGTTACCTGAGCATGTTGAGTCTGCTGAGGAGCTTGTAAATACTTTAATTTTGGAAAAACACGTGTTCATTGCTCCTGGTTTTATTTTCGGGCCAAAAGGACAACGATATATCCGGTTATCACTTTGCCTGCCAAAAGAAAGGATCTGGGAAGCGGTGGGGAGAATTTTAGGTTAAAGGTTAAGGGTGAAAAGGAAAACAGGAGGGATGATGGGAAGAAATCGCCTTTGTACTTTTTAACAATCTGCTTGGCTGGTGACAAGAAAATTTCTTGACAATATACAAATGAAACAGAGCTAACAGCTATTAGCTAGCAGCTTTAAAAATTGCTGAAAAATGATTATTAGTATTATAGGAGTTGGTCTTTTGGGTGGTTCGTTTGCATTAGGGCTTAAAGAGAAGTATCCGCATATTAAATTTATTGGTGTCGATAATTCTGTTGTAAACCAGAAAATTGCGTTAGCAAAAGGAATTGTGGATGAGATCACTTCTCTTGAAGAAGCCCTCAAAATTGCAGAACTCAATGTATTGGCAACACCGGTTGATGTGATCACGACCATGTTGCCTTATATGCTGGACAATATTCCCGCAGGTAAAACAATTATGGATCTGGGTTCTACTAAAGAACAGATTTGCCAGTTGGTTGATAATCATCTGAACAGAAGCCAGTTTGTAGCAGTTCATCCTATGTCGGGTATTGAAAATTCGGGTCCCGGCGCTGCCTTTAAAGAGCTCTTGATTAATAAAAATGTAATTATTTGTGACAAAGAAAAAAGTCATCCCGATTCGTTGGGCCTGGTTGAAGTTTTTCTTCGGGATGTGGGTATGAAGATACATTATATGACTCCCGTAGAACATGACCTGCATTTGGCTTATGTTTCGCATTTGAGCCATATCAGCTCGTTTGCACTTGGGCTTACTGTTTTAGATAAAGAAAAAGACGAAAAGGCGATATTCGATATGGCCAGTACCGGTTTTTCTTCCACAGTTCGTCTGGCTAAAAGTTCGCCTCAGATGTGGGCTCCTATTTTTGACCAGAATAAAGCCAATGTTTCCAAAGCGCTCGGAGATTATATTGAGCTTTTGAAAAAATTCAAAGATGCGATTGATAACAAGGATTTAGATACCAGTCTGTCTTTCATGAACCGGGCTAATGATATTGGCAGGATATTAGCAGGTATTGAGAAGAAATAAAATCAATGGTTGATCTTAATTGTTAAATTTCATAAACGTTATCTAACAATGTTATGGAACTGCCATTAAAAATACGTTCAGTCGCAGGCCTTACTGATGAGATGTTCTTTGACCTCTGTCAGGCTAATTCACAATTATTCCTGGAAAGGGATAAAGAAGGTAATATTATTGCTATGGCACCAACAGGATCAGATACAGGTAATTATAATTTTGAATTCGGGTTTGAGTTAGGAATTTGGAATCGTAAAACTAAGGCAGGTTAAGTCTTCGATTCATCTGCTGGATTTACATTAAAAAATGGTGCAGTACGTTCCCCGGACGTTTCCTGGATTAATAAAACTAAATGGGAAGACCTTTCAGAAACTGACCGAAAAAAGTTTGCACCTGTTAGCCCGGATTTAGTAGTTGAAGTAATGTCTTTAAGCGACAGCCTTTCTGACCTGAAAAATAAAATGGAAGAATACATATCCAACTGATGTAGCCTGGGCTGGCTTATTGACCGGGTTCATAAACAAGTATACATTTACCGGGCTGATGGTTCTGTGGAAGTAAAGAAAGGAAAGTCAATTAAATTAAGTGGCGAAGAGGTTTTGAAAGACTTTTTGCTGGATGTATGGTTTTAAAATGAATTGCCCCAATTTTTACTATGAGAGCAATTCATTTTGTCAAGATATATTTTCATTTTTCAATAGCCGTTGATTTAAATCATTTTGCTGTTGATTACACCTCCGGATTCTTTTTTGATTTAGCCTCTGCCACACATGCACCGGCTATTAAAGCGACCAGAAGTACAGAACTGATCAAATCTATAGTATGACCCGTGGCAACGGAAACAGGCTCAAATTTGAAGACAATAGCATGTTTTCCGGCCGGAACCCTTAAAGCACGAAGAACGTAATTGGCCCTTAACATATCAGCCGGTTTCCCATCAATCGTTACCTTCCACTCATTACGTACATTGTAATAAATTTCAGAAAATACCGCCAAACCTTCACTTTTAGAATTGCTTTCGTAATTCAGTTCATTTGGTTTATAGCTGGTGAGCTTAATCGTTGCCGTAGAATCCGTATTTAAAGTCAGTCCTTTCAGGTTTTCAGCAAATTTCTGGTCTAAAACGGCTTCATCTTTTGGTTGCAGTGAATCCAGGGCGGCCATTTCAGCATCGGCATTGGGAACTATTTTATAGCTTTTTACAAACCATGCATTCCCGAATGCTCCCGGCTGCTGAATTGCAACTTTATTATTTTGCTGGTCCATCGTGATCACATACTTGGTATTCAGCATATCAAGAATACCCGGATTTGGATTTTGTTTCGCGATCTGACGTTCAAATAATTCCTGATAACGACGCAGTTTAGCACCATGGTAACCACCTAAAGATTTGTGGAAATAAGATGCATCCGCACTTTGAAATGGAGAAGTAGAAGCGTCCAATACTTTAAAATCCGGATCAGTATCCCTCAATATCTGCTCATCGGCCGCGGACGGTGTTGTGTCACCCTGGGCAGCATAATTGCTTACAAAATCCTCATCATTCAGATAACGTTTATCTACACCGAATAAATCGAATATCATGAGTACTATAAAGGCACCGTAAAGTAGCACTGGTTTAATTTTTTCTTTCATCCAAAGCCAGATCAGGGCAGCTGCTAAAAGAATAAAAACCAGGCTTCTGAATGCATCAGCCTGCATCATTCCTGCACGGTCCTTCACAATGGAATTCACTATTTCCTGAGCAAATTCTTTACTCTGGGTTGCCTGTGTGAAATTTTCAACATTCTGAGGGTCATTGGCAGACTGGAAACTAAAAAACAGTGTTGGTATTATGGCTAATATCAGCATCAGGCCACCAGTTATAGCCAGAGTGGTCAGAAAAGGACGTTGAAATTCTTTCCAGCTGATTTTTCTCTGAACAACTTTAATCAGTGCGAGGATGCCAAGAAATACCATCAGCAACTGGGCAAGCGATACAACCATCGTCATAGCCCTGAACTTGTTGAACATCGGGAAGTAGTCGAAAAACAAATAGTTGATCCCGGCCAGGCTTTTTCCCCATGCCCATATAATGTATAAGGCAAAGACTCCAACGGCCCAGTATTTCAGCGGATTTTTAATGATAAATATTCCCAAAACAAAAAGAAAGAATACTATCGCTCCTACATAATTTGGTCCGCCCATAATAGGCTGGCTGCCCCAGTAAAGCGGTAACTGTTTAATAAAACTTTGCGCCATTGCAGGATCAACGCCTTTGCCTGTCAGTGTTTTATATGTTTCTGACGAAGTACCAACCGGGCCATAGGTGGCTCCGCCATAAGCGTTAGGGACAATTAGCGTAAGTATTTCACCAATACCGTAACTGTATTCAAATGCATATTCTTTACCCAATCCGTCACCAGCTGGTGTTGCTGTTGCTGCGTTTTTAACCGGGCTAAGTTCTGATTTGCCGCGGATGGTTTCTTTGGTATAATCATAAGCGTTCCAAAGCCTTGTTGTATGTGTCCCAACGGCTATTAACGCAGCAAAAAAGAGTCCGGCAAGAATAAAAGTGAGCTGTTTGGCCTGTCCTTTTTTGATGAAAGAAATACTTTCTACTATCACCAGAACGACAACACCAACACCCAGATAATAGGTGATCTGAACGTGATTAGCATACAATTCAAGAGACAAAAATAATGCGGTAAGTGCGGCACCGGCCAGCCAGTGCTTTCTGAATGCCAGCAATACTCCGGCCAACACGCCTGGTGCATACATGATAGCAATTACCTGGGAAACGTGCCCGGCTTCCAGATTGATGACATTAAAAGACGAAAAGGCAAAAGCAATTGCACCCAGTGAAGCCAGCCATCCTCCGGCTCCGATCACCAGAAAGAGCACATAAGCGCTCACCATGCCGATCAGAAGGTAATTGGCCGGGGCAGGTAAAATTTTGTTCATCATCTGCCCAGCCTTTGTTGAAATACTGGTAGGGTAATCCCCTGCGATCAGATATGCGGGCATTCCCGCAAACATTCCGTTGGTCCATTGTGACCATTCACCTGTTTTATCATGATAGGTTACTATTTCCCGGGCAGCTGCTTTAGCTTGCTTATCGTCGTGCATATTTAATTTTTTGCCTTGCAAAACAGGAGAAACATAGATGACAGCTAAAGCCATGAAGCCAATAACTGCAATCAAATGAGGCCAGATACGTTGCCAGGAAATCAAATTTTTCATTTTGTTAATGTTAAGCTTATTGTATTTTTAATTGGGTTGGATAATCCCGGTATTTTTTACAAATATGACTTTTCAATCAGGAAAACCTGGCTGAACGGCCTGTTAATAAATATTAAATTTTCATTAACAAGCGCAAATATAGAAGTATTGATATAAGTTTGGGATGCTAATTTTGAATCTTGTTTTGGTATTTTTTTGATAGAATTAAGAAATAGGTCGTATATTTTATGAAAATACCAGATAAATTTGCGGAAATTGTGCCTTTAAGGTTAAAATGAACTGTTAAGAGATCGAATAGAAGTAATCCCAAAAATAAATGAAGAGAATTGGAGTTTTTACCTCAGGAGGAGACGCACCGGGCATGAACGCGTGTGTCAGAGCTGTCGTCAGAGGGGCTGTTTATCATGGAATTGAGGTTTTCGGAATCAGGAGAGGATATAGTGGGATGATTGCCGGTGACTTGTACAAAATGGAGTCTTACTCGGTTAGCAATATTATTCAAAGAGGGGGTACAATTTTAAAATCTGCCCGCAGCAAAGAATTTATGACGCCCGAAGGCAGAAAAAAGGCTTACGACAATTTGCAGGAGCATGGTATTGAAGGACTGGTAGCAATTGGTGGAAACGGAACCTTTACAGGTGCAATGATTTTCGGAAACGAATATGGCATTCCTACTGTCGGAGCTCCGGGAACGATTGATAATGATTTGTATGGTACTGACTACACCATTGGATTTGATACGGCTGTAAACACTGCATTGGACGCAATTGACAGAATCCGTGATACTGCGAGTTCTCATGACCGTATATTTTTTATTGAAGTAATGGGCCGTGACTCGGGTTATATTGCTGTACAGTCGGGTATTGCCGGTGGCGCTGAACTGGTAATGGTACCGGAAGTGCTAACGCCAATTTCGGAAGTAGTGGAAACACTGAAACAGGGATGGAGCCGTTCCAAATCTTCTTCTATCATTATCGTGGCAGAAGGTGATGAAGAAGGCAGTGCTGCCGAGGTTGCCGAAAAGATCAAAGCACAGGTAGATGAAGATGCAGATATCAGGGTAACGACCCTGGGACATACACAACGCGGAGGGCCGCCATCAGCATATGACCGTATACTGGCGAGCCGTTTGGGATTGGGCGCCTTAGAAGGCTTAATTGCCGGCCAGAAAAATGTTATGGCAGGTATCATCAACAACGATTTGGTATACACTCCTTTTGAAGACACGATCCGTCTTCCCAAGCCAATCAACGAGGATTTACTGAGAATGGTAAAAATTCTGAGTGTCTGATAATTGCTGGTAACCTAATTCAATGTTAAACTTCAGAAACCATTCCGATAGGGAATGGTATAATAGTCAGGGATAACTAATCATTTGAAAATGATTATATCCATGACTATTCGTCAGGAGTAGCCTACAAGTTTGTACATGATATAACCGGTCCATTCGTGCCAAAGCAGATCAAAATAAGCTAATGCATTGGAATTGGGTACAAACAGGAATTGAAAATCCAAAGGATACTCTCCTCCATAGAAATCTGCCGGAAATGCATCTGCATCAATATTGACTTTTGCCAAACATCCCAAAGATCTTCGCATGTGAAAAGCAGATGTGATCAGGAGATATTTACCTCCGGGAAATTTTGACCTTAATATTCTGGCAGAAAAGATTGCGTTTTCACGCGTGTTTCTTGATCGTTCCTCATAAATGATATCGCCGGCTTTAACGCCCCAATCCAGTAACAACTGCGCAGCAAGCCGGGTTTCTCCTTTTTTTGCGGCCATCAGATAAGGCTGACTGGTACCTGAGATTAATATCTTTTTTATTTTTCCGGCTTTATAAAGCAAAAATGCTTCCAGCAAACCGGTCCGCATGAATTCCCATTACCGGATGGTCTGCTTTAAGGGAAGGAACGCTTATCATGCCTCCCGCAAATACAACACCGACGTCGTAGGTTTTTTGCAGATCATTCATGTTCATATATTTAAATTCCCACCAGTTAAAAGCCTTGTTCACCAGGAAAGAATTTGATATCAGAATCAGCCAGGTAAAGGAGAGTATGAGCAGCAGTTTCTTTCTTTTGTAGTTTTTAATATAAAAAGCACAAAAGGATAAAATGAGGAAAATACTGAACGGCATTACCAAAAAATCAATGGCTTTAGATAGAAAATAAAACATTTGAATAAGAACCTGACAGAAGTTGTCGTTTTGAAGTTAATTTTGTCTGAAAGGTAAAGGTTGAAATATTTAATTAAACAGTCACACGCAAAAAAGGTTTTTTCTGATGAAATATTATATCCGGATAGCAGTCTTATCAATAACTATAACATGTGGGTTTCTTGCAGCCAGCTTCGGCCAGGGCTATGAGATTGGGGCTAAAATAACAGGGGTAAGGGATTCTTCACTGATACTGGGGCATTATAGTAAAAACAGCACACAATTTATTCCAAAGGATACAGCCAGGGCAGATGCAAGCGGGAACATGGTATTCAAAGGTGAAACCAGCCTTCCGGGCGGGCTTTATGTGATTTTATTACCGGGCAATCAGCGTTGGATCGAGCTGGTTTATTCAGGGAAGGAAGACCATTTTTCGGTAGCTACGGATACTTCGGATATAATCGGGCACATGAAGGTCACGGGTTCAAGGGAGAACGAACTGTTTTATACGTATCAGAACGAGTTGAAAAATAAGGCAAAGCAGATTGAGGTTATTAAAACCGAAAAAAACGCGGATTCTCAGAATAAACTTACAGCGGCCCAGGAAGAATTTAAATCTTATCGTCTGAAATTTTTAGCTGATAATCCGGAAGCATTTACCAGCAAATTGTTAAAAATGTCAGCGGATCCGGAGATTCCGGCTGCTCCAAAAATGGCTGGCGGAA from Dyadobacter sp. NIV53 carries:
- a CDS encoding prephenate dehydrogenase is translated as MIISIIGVGLLGGSFALGLKEKYPHIKFIGVDNSVVNQKIALAKGIVDEITSLEEALKIAELNVLATPVDVITTMLPYMLDNIPAGKTIMDLGSTKEQICQLVDNHLNRSQFVAVHPMSGIENSGPGAAFKELLINKNVIICDKEKSHPDSLGLVEVFLRDVGMKIHYMTPVEHDLHLAYVSHLSHISSFALGLTVLDKEKDEKAIFDMASTGFSSTVRLAKSSPQMWAPIFDQNKANVSKALGDYIELLKKFKDAIDNKDLDTSLSFMNRANDIGRILAGIEKK
- a CDS encoding Uma2 family endonuclease; protein product: MELPLKIRSVAGLTDEMFFDLCQANSQLFLERDKEGNIIAMAPTGSDTGNYNFEFGFELGIWNRKTKAG
- a CDS encoding YfhO family protein; translation: MKNLISWQRIWPHLIAVIGFMALAVIYVSPVLQGKKLNMHDDKQAKAAAREIVTYHDKTGEWSQWTNGMFAGMPAYLIAGDYPTSISTKAGQMMNKILPAPANYLLIGMVSAYVLFLVIGAGGWLASLGAIAFAFSSFNVINLEAGHVSQVIAIMYAPGVLAGVLLAFRKHWLAGAALTALFLSLELYANHVQITYYLGVGVVVLVIVESISFIKKGQAKQLTFILAGLFFAALIAVGTHTTRLWNAYDYTKETIRGKSELSPVKNAATATPAGDGLGKEYAFEYSYGIGEILTLIVPNAYGGATYGPVGTSSETYKTLTGKGVDPAMAQSFIKQLPLYWGSQPIMGGPNYVGAIVFFLFVLGIFIIKNPLKYWAVGVFALYIIWAWGKSLAGINYLFFDYFPMFNKFRAMTMVVSLAQLLMVFLGILALIKVVQRKISWKEFQRPFLTTLAITGGLMLILAIIPTLFFSFQSANDPQNVENFTQATQSKEFAQEIVNSIVKDRAGMMQADAFRSLVFILLAAALIWLWMKEKIKPVLLYGAFIVLMIFDLFGVDKRYLNDEDFVSNYAAQGDTTPSAADEQILRDTDPDFKVLDASTSPFQSADASYFHKSLGGYHGAKLRRYQELFERQIAKQNPNPGILDMLNTKYVITMDQQNNKVAIQQPGAFGNAWFVKSYKIVPNADAEMAALDSLQPKDEAVLDQKFAENLKGLTLNTDSTATIKLTSYKPNELNYESNSKSEGLAVFSEIYYNVRNEWKVTIDGKPADMLRANYVLRALRVPAGKHAIVFKFEPVSVATGHTIDLISSVLLVALIAGACVAEAKSKKNPEV
- the pfkA gene encoding 6-phosphofructokinase, with the translated sequence MKRIGVFTSGGDAPGMNACVRAVVRGAVYHGIEVFGIRRGYSGMIAGDLYKMESYSVSNIIQRGGTILKSARSKEFMTPEGRKKAYDNLQEHGIEGLVAIGGNGTFTGAMIFGNEYGIPTVGAPGTIDNDLYGTDYTIGFDTAVNTALDAIDRIRDTASSHDRIFFIEVMGRDSGYIAVQSGIAGGAELVMVPEVLTPISEVVETLKQGWSRSKSSSIIIVAEGDEEGSAAEVAEKIKAQVDEDADIRVTTLGHTQRGGPPSAYDRILASRLGLGALEGLIAGQKNVMAGIINNDLVYTPFEDTIRLPKPINEDLLRMVKILSV
- a CDS encoding YdcF family protein gives rise to the protein MRTGLLEAFLLYKAGKIKKILISGTSQPYLMAAKKGETRLAAQLLLDWGVKAGDIIYEERSRNTRENAIFSARILRSKFPGGKYLLITSAFHMRRSLGCLAKVNIDADAFPADFYGGEYPLDFQFLFVPNSNALAYFDLLWHEWTGYIMYKLVGYS